A region from the Sandaracinus amylolyticus genome encodes:
- a CDS encoding MopE-related protein, with protein MLGPARTFPSLLLMVLVGACAEPRTSDDAGSLPVRDTGVIEDASTPDDDAQPAEHDAAREDASTPACDEDSDCDDGLFCNGVEHCDSYEGARYCNSPWERPCGLAPCDEAADRCCVDEDHDGYPAAGCTVPDVRIDCDDTDYQVHPLRAEPCGGRDEDCDPETFGYDGDADYDGHARTDCCQEALDGTVRCGDDCDDDDGATYPGAAERCDARDDDCDAAIDEGLASSAETWVADCDVDGFGDRTRGVLACGPPAGAGPPTCPWGYWSYDGEPDCDDDAYDVHPSGDEWTCDGRDDDCDGAIDRTEIDRDGDGFVGFACDSTHDCDDGDPSVRPGAIELCNDRDDDCDPSTIDDADGDGHAGIDAVCAGGSLPRDDCDDRRYETHPGGFERCNGLDDDCDGSIDGTSAYCFARDATRTECRDGQCFELACRDGRGLCLDPDHCTTDTANDEAHCGDCGTRCTSSACVMGACGAFDALALTSAGTIALVGGEPLLVGVSGATRTGDIASLAARAIGGGARACVAWSNDRVTCPRDSALVPGTVEVGAAEGFACARTGAGRVWCWGTGATGELGDGALHPAPSGPFAVAGLEDARAIAVGARSTCALRASGGVACWGHGHFGTLGDGTTAIAPAPVAAALTGSALAIAAGDWHVCAIDDARRVWCWGSNARGQLGLGAPGGTRTTPQLVSSIEDAVAIAAAGESTCAVRASGALVCWGANDSGQLGDGTRVDRATPVVVDETIASVWMGRAHACSRSTSGVVTCWGENDDGRLGDGTTTDALRPTVLDYTP; from the coding sequence ATGCTCGGCCCAGCACGGACGTTCCCGTCGCTCCTGTTGATGGTGCTCGTCGGAGCGTGCGCGGAGCCGCGCACGAGCGACGACGCGGGCTCGCTCCCGGTGCGCGACACCGGCGTGATCGAGGACGCATCGACGCCCGACGACGACGCGCAGCCGGCCGAGCACGACGCCGCGCGCGAGGACGCGAGCACGCCCGCGTGCGACGAGGACTCCGACTGCGACGACGGCCTCTTCTGCAACGGCGTCGAGCATTGCGACTCGTACGAAGGCGCGCGGTACTGCAACTCGCCGTGGGAGCGCCCGTGTGGGCTCGCGCCGTGTGACGAAGCGGCCGATCGCTGCTGCGTCGACGAGGACCACGACGGCTACCCCGCCGCCGGCTGCACCGTGCCCGACGTGCGCATCGACTGCGACGACACGGATTACCAGGTGCATCCGCTGCGCGCCGAGCCCTGCGGTGGTCGCGACGAGGACTGCGACCCCGAGACGTTCGGCTACGACGGCGACGCGGACTACGACGGACACGCACGCACCGACTGCTGTCAGGAGGCGCTGGATGGGACCGTGCGCTGCGGGGACGACTGCGATGACGACGACGGCGCGACGTACCCCGGCGCCGCGGAGCGCTGCGACGCGCGCGACGACGACTGCGACGCCGCGATCGACGAGGGCCTCGCGAGCAGCGCGGAGACGTGGGTGGCGGACTGCGACGTCGACGGGTTCGGCGACCGCACGCGCGGCGTGCTCGCGTGCGGCCCGCCCGCCGGCGCGGGGCCGCCCACGTGCCCGTGGGGCTACTGGTCGTACGACGGCGAGCCCGACTGCGACGACGACGCGTACGACGTGCATCCGTCGGGCGACGAGTGGACGTGCGACGGGCGGGACGACGACTGCGACGGCGCGATCGACCGCACCGAGATCGATCGCGACGGCGACGGCTTCGTCGGGTTCGCGTGCGACTCGACGCACGACTGCGACGACGGGGACCCGTCGGTGCGGCCGGGCGCGATCGAGCTGTGCAACGACCGCGACGACGACTGCGATCCGAGCACGATCGACGACGCGGACGGCGATGGGCACGCGGGGATCGACGCGGTGTGCGCAGGCGGATCGTTGCCGCGCGACGACTGCGACGATCGCCGGTACGAGACGCACCCCGGAGGCTTCGAGCGCTGCAACGGGCTCGACGACGATTGCGACGGCTCGATCGACGGCACGAGCGCGTACTGCTTCGCGAGGGACGCGACGCGCACCGAGTGCCGCGACGGCCAGTGCTTCGAGCTCGCGTGCCGCGACGGCCGCGGTCTCTGCCTCGACCCGGATCACTGCACGACCGACACGGCGAACGACGAAGCGCACTGCGGCGACTGCGGCACGCGATGCACGTCGTCGGCGTGCGTGATGGGCGCGTGCGGCGCGTTCGACGCGCTCGCGCTCACGAGCGCGGGCACGATCGCGCTGGTGGGAGGCGAGCCGCTGCTCGTCGGCGTGAGCGGCGCGACGCGCACCGGCGACATCGCGTCGCTCGCCGCGCGTGCGATCGGCGGCGGCGCGCGCGCGTGCGTCGCGTGGAGCAACGATCGGGTGACGTGCCCGCGCGACTCGGCGTTGGTCCCGGGGACCGTCGAGGTGGGCGCGGCCGAGGGCTTCGCGTGCGCGCGGACCGGCGCGGGGCGCGTGTGGTGCTGGGGCACCGGCGCGACGGGCGAGCTCGGCGACGGCGCGCTGCATCCTGCGCCGAGCGGCCCGTTCGCGGTGGCGGGCCTCGAGGACGCGCGCGCGATCGCGGTGGGCGCGCGCTCGACGTGCGCGCTGCGCGCCTCGGGCGGCGTCGCGTGCTGGGGTCACGGTCACTTCGGGACGCTCGGAGACGGCACCACGGCGATCGCGCCCGCACCGGTGGCGGCCGCGCTCACCGGCAGCGCGCTCGCGATCGCGGCCGGTGACTGGCACGTCTGCGCGATCGACGACGCCCGGCGCGTGTGGTGTTGGGGGTCGAACGCGCGCGGGCAGCTCGGCCTCGGCGCTCCGGGAGGAACGCGCACGACGCCGCAGCTCGTCTCGTCGATCGAGGACGCCGTCGCGATCGCGGCAGCGGGCGAGTCGACGTGCGCGGTGCGGGCGTCGGGCGCTCTCGTCTGCTGGGGCGCGAACGACTCCGGTCAGCTCGGCGACGGCACGCGCGTGGACCGCGCGACGCCGGTCGTCGTCGACGAGACGATCGCAAGCGTCTGGATGGGGCGCGCGCACGCGTGCAGCCGCTCGACGAGCGGCGTCGTGACGTGCTGGGGCGAGAACGACGACGGGCGGCTCGGCGACGGAACCACCACCGACGCGCTGCGCCCGACGGTGCTCGACTACACGCCGTGA
- a CDS encoding tetratricopeptide repeat protein, whose protein sequence is MSEQELASPSPRPIARFQGPVLGRKTARMALVVSVALAMLFVMLSPLTGVPGPESALVLGLILPPFVAAAGARLAIEARTSGLHRTGELLERATWLAGGCVALPTAILAINGLRVPWCAPWEGLAFVALGPGIGVLLAAFVGVAIGTLFQRPRLATTIAVLVPILAGLGSASLLYTSPAIYGYGHFFGYFPGTLYDPDIEIGTPYLTFRVLSGVQIGGFVALILAGVDPRTARISGRYARTRVGSLIIATSFFAAALYGEYRATDLGHRSTADSIAQRLGTTLHGRICDVVVPRELARARAERLRDDCDLRVEQTAQGLGVEQRERVTAFFFRSTSEKRELMGASGTYIAKPWRNEVYLQLSGWPHPVLAHEIVHVVAGNAGVGPFRISGTLGGWLPSPGIIEGIAVALSWEERDGLTPHQWARAMMALEMMPRVSQTEGLGFLLQPASRAYVTSGSFVRWILDTRGSEVVRAISRAGEYEGALGMPLEEAERAWREYLRTEVPLPPEALAMAEARFERPAIFAQVCPHRVAALMDMVADDLAAGDDRHAAETCEEVLDIDPNDTRARAWMAVALAREGELARARRELDRLIGPPSASRPVIRAARQGIADALWAQGNVEEAAVMYRAILHEPLGDEEARQIEVRLLAVESGLPGGEHLREVFAPDPDEPHDAVTAMQAIMRLRELRPDGLGAYLEARQMIQRERFDRAEEALREAQSRGLPSERLSREARRMRAITEFAMGRRRRARALWEDVLEDPSASEAARVEALDWIDRIERAGETTEPIEGEETRVEDAAALPEPTDVVVPDVDAHPMPPAVQQTELPVTEGLAPP, encoded by the coding sequence GTGAGCGAGCAAGAGCTGGCATCGCCGAGCCCGCGCCCGATCGCGCGATTCCAGGGCCCGGTCCTGGGGCGCAAGACGGCGCGGATGGCGCTCGTCGTGAGCGTCGCGCTCGCGATGCTGTTCGTGATGCTCTCTCCGCTGACCGGGGTGCCCGGTCCGGAGAGCGCGCTCGTGCTCGGGCTCATCCTTCCGCCGTTCGTCGCGGCGGCGGGGGCGCGGCTCGCGATCGAGGCGCGCACGAGCGGGCTGCATCGCACCGGTGAGCTGCTCGAGCGGGCGACGTGGCTCGCGGGCGGGTGCGTCGCGCTACCGACCGCGATCCTCGCGATCAACGGGCTGCGCGTGCCGTGGTGCGCGCCGTGGGAAGGGCTCGCGTTCGTCGCGCTGGGGCCGGGGATCGGCGTGCTGCTCGCGGCGTTCGTCGGGGTCGCGATCGGCACGCTCTTCCAGCGGCCGAGGCTCGCGACGACGATCGCGGTGCTGGTGCCGATCCTCGCGGGGCTGGGCTCGGCGAGCCTGCTCTACACGAGCCCGGCGATCTACGGATACGGCCATTTCTTCGGGTATTTCCCGGGCACGCTCTACGACCCGGACATCGAGATCGGGACGCCGTACCTCACGTTCCGTGTGCTCAGCGGCGTGCAGATCGGCGGGTTCGTCGCGCTGATCCTCGCGGGCGTCGATCCGCGCACCGCGCGCATCTCGGGGCGCTACGCGCGCACCCGCGTCGGCTCGCTGATCATCGCGACGTCGTTCTTCGCGGCGGCGCTCTACGGCGAGTACCGAGCGACCGATCTCGGGCATCGCAGCACCGCGGACTCGATCGCGCAGCGGCTCGGCACGACGCTGCACGGGCGCATCTGCGACGTCGTGGTGCCGCGCGAGCTCGCGCGCGCGCGCGCCGAGCGACTGCGCGACGACTGCGATCTGCGCGTCGAGCAGACCGCGCAAGGGCTCGGCGTGGAGCAGCGCGAGCGCGTGACCGCGTTCTTCTTCCGCAGCACGAGCGAGAAGCGCGAGCTCATGGGCGCGAGCGGCACGTACATCGCGAAGCCGTGGCGCAACGAGGTGTACCTGCAGCTCTCGGGGTGGCCGCATCCCGTGCTCGCGCACGAGATCGTGCACGTCGTCGCGGGCAACGCGGGCGTGGGGCCGTTCCGCATCTCGGGCACGCTCGGTGGGTGGCTGCCGTCGCCGGGGATCATCGAGGGCATCGCGGTCGCGCTGTCGTGGGAGGAGCGCGACGGGCTCACGCCGCACCAATGGGCGCGCGCGATGATGGCGCTCGAGATGATGCCGCGCGTCTCGCAGACCGAGGGCCTCGGGTTCCTGCTGCAGCCCGCGAGCCGCGCGTACGTGACGTCGGGCTCGTTCGTGCGGTGGATCCTCGACACGCGCGGGAGCGAGGTGGTCCGCGCGATCTCGCGCGCGGGCGAGTACGAGGGCGCGCTCGGGATGCCGCTCGAGGAGGCGGAGCGCGCGTGGCGCGAGTACCTGCGCACCGAGGTTCCGCTGCCGCCCGAGGCGCTCGCGATGGCGGAGGCCCGCTTCGAGCGTCCCGCGATCTTCGCGCAGGTGTGCCCGCATCGCGTCGCGGCGCTGATGGACATGGTCGCCGACGATCTCGCGGCGGGCGACGATCGCCATGCGGCGGAGACGTGCGAAGAGGTGCTCGACATCGATCCCAACGACACGCGCGCGAGGGCGTGGATGGCCGTGGCGCTCGCGCGCGAGGGCGAGCTCGCGCGTGCGCGTCGCGAGCTCGATCGACTGATCGGGCCGCCGAGCGCGTCGCGTCCGGTGATCCGCGCCGCGCGCCAGGGCATCGCCGACGCGCTCTGGGCGCAGGGCAACGTCGAGGAGGCCGCGGTGATGTACCGCGCGATCCTGCACGAGCCGCTCGGCGACGAAGAGGCGCGTCAGATCGAGGTGCGCCTGCTCGCGGTCGAGAGCGGTCTTCCCGGCGGTGAGCACCTGCGCGAGGTGTTCGCGCCCGATCCCGACGAGCCGCACGACGCGGTCACCGCGATGCAGGCGATCATGCGGCTGCGCGAGCTGCGCCCCGACGGGCTCGGCGCGTACCTCGAGGCGCGGCAGATGATCCAGCGCGAGCGCTTCGATCGCGCGGAGGAAGCGCTGCGCGAGGCGCAGTCGCGCGGGCTGCCGAGCGAGCGGCTCTCGCGCGAGGCGCGGCGCATGCGCGCGATCACCGAGTTCGCGATGGGTCGCAGGCGGCGCGCGCGCGCGCTCTGGGAGGACGTGCTCGAAGATCCGAGCGCGAGCGAAGCGGCGCGCGTGGAGGCGCTCGACTGGATCGATCGCATCGAGCGCGCGGGAGAGACGACCGAGCCGATCGAGGGCGAGGAGACGCGCGTCGAGGACGCAGCCGCGCTGCCCGAGCCGACCGACGTGGTCGTGCCCGACGTCGATGCGCACCCGATGCCGCCCGCGGTGCAGCAGACCGAGCTCCCGGTGACCGAGGGCCTCGCGCCGCCTTGA